GTTTAAGTTATATGGGCTGGATTTGTTTGGACTGGGAGACAGGTTGGTAGTTGGACTGGACTGCATTATTCAGTTGGACCATCTATAGAGAGCGATTGTGCTATTGGCTATTGtgccatatttatatattttttgcatctcTTTGTTGgacatcccctgatgaatccggtgaCAACTCTatcggaggaaacgcgttgggattaatatccattttttggggattaaCATCTAAATAATTTTTGGTGCTATATTGCTGACATTtgggagttttgtattttatagGGTCAGAGTAACAGggtcagccaccgataagtggggtcgctcctctaaggggtgattctcccgcatttaggcgggagacctctccgcttttaggcagggccgTATTAGTTGGTTAGGGACATAGTTTCTCCCAGTTACCACACTCTCTGTTTATCAGGAGAGATAGTGATTTTTTTACGGTTTTTCTTCAGTACATACTGCAGTGAAGAGCTCCGTATAGAACCTTGCTGGACCCCCCTACCACAAATTCGTTTATCCGCTGCGGCTGGATACATCTCCTTAAACTTTCTtcaaaccgtgagtggtgacTACATAGTCTAGAAGTGTAATTTGAAAGTTTGTATACTTTATGTCTGCTAAAATACACAAATTTATAGTATATATGCAGCTATCTAAATTCTCATTGTGGGACTTATTTAAAATTTATATcaatataaaagttaagttttagtaggATAAATATTCAGTGATATACAGTTAGATTTCctacaaattatatatattttttcatgctGTGAATTTCTCTCAGTCCACAACCACAGTCCAGCACAAGTATTCCCCTAGCCAGCTACAATAATCACCGAGGGGAAAAAGCAATCCTTAGTGTGTGTTTGTGGGAGGAGAGAAGgaagcctgcagaggctctgtgtggtcccagcTAGGAGGGCTGGGGGGCCAAAAAGCTGAGTAAGGCCTGAGTTTGGAGGGTCCGTTGATGCCTTGAGAAGAAGGGCATCACTTGGTCAGATTTGGGAGGATTGGCAGACCGAGACCCCAATGGGTTGCATTAGTCGCTGTCTGACCTCATGGCTGAGTGAAGCTGAATACCGCAGTGTGAGCACTGAGCTAGAGATGAATTAGGGAAAACCTCTATAGTGAGCGGCTAGCCGGGCAAGGATTTATTGATTTGTGTCGCTGTAACATGTTGTGATGTGAAGCTACGACTTCACCGTGCCAAGTAATGCCAGACTTGGAAGTTTGATGTGCTATGtgaataataaaacacaatttgaGCTTGAAAACCCCgtttgatgagaagtctgtcatcgCTGTCCCAGGCAGAGAGAGCAATCCTTACACATAAAACAAATAACAAAAGATAATTTCAAACACAATTATACAAGTTTTCAagcaaatatttttaataattggAAACAAGTTTTAATATTTAGTTAAATAAATGAATGTAAAATATTCTCTGCATATGGTGGATATATAGGTGAGTTATCTGGATTATTTTTGCTTTTTGGATAAGAGACATTGATTGGTAATTAGTACATACATTTCATAATCATCATTTATGAATCTTGATTTCTCTTTCGTTTGTGTGACATGACTTTACTTTGACTGTAAGTGATATTTTTCTTTAGTTTAACgaaagaaaatggcttctcccctgtgtgagttctttgatgtTTAGAAAGATgtgataaaaatggctttttcctTGTGAACATTCTCTTGGTCTAACAAAATTTGATTTCCAgttaaaacatttcccgcattaagaacatgaatatggcttctcccctgtgtgaattatctgatgtgtaacaagatttgatttcctgttaaaacattttccacattctaaacatgaatatggcttctctcctgtgtgaattatctgatgtgtaacaagatttgatttcgaagtaaaacatttcccacattctgaacatgaaaatggcttctcccctgtgtgactcctccGATGTCTAACAAAAGCAGATTTtgtagtaaaacatttcccacattctaaacatgaaaatggcttctcccctgtgtgtgtTCTTTGATGCGTAATAAGCGCTGACttctgggtaaaacatttcctacattcagaacatgaatatggcttctcccctgtgtgaatcttCTGATGTCTAACAAAAGCTGATTTTGAagtaaaatatttcccacattctaaacatgaaaatggcttctcccctgtgtgagttctttgatgCATAACAAGCGCTGACTTTTGGGTAAAACATTTcctacattcagaacatgaatgtGGTTTCACCCCTGTGTGAATATGCCTATGTTTCAAAAGATTTGATCtgtttgtaaaacatttcccacattctgaacataaacatggcttctcccctgtgtgactcctctgatgtttaacaaaatATGATTtccaagtaaaacatttcccacattcggaacatgaatatggcttctctcctgtgtgaattctctgatgtgtaacgaGATGTAATTTcctgttaaaacatttcccacattctgaacatgagaatggcttctcccctgtatgagttctcttatgtgtaacaagatttgatttcttgttaaaacatttcccacattctaaacatgaaaatggcttctcccctgtgtgaattctttgatgaaTGAGAAGAGCTGATTTAGAACTataatttttcccacattctgaacataaaaacgGCTTGTCCCCTGTGTGACGTCTCTCATGTTTAAGAAGATTTGATTTCAatgtaaaacacttcccacattcagaacatgaaaatagcttctcccctgtgtgaattctctgatgaatGAGAAGAGCTGATTTAGAGCTataatttttcccacattctgaacataaaaatggcttgtCCCCCATGTGACGTGTCTCATGTTTAAGAAGAATTGATTTTAacgtaaaacacttcccacattctgaacatgaaaatggcttctctcctatgtgagttctctgatggtaATCAAGACTTGATTtttgagtaaaacatttcccacattctgggcatgaaaatggctttacccctgtgtgaattctctgatgtctaacaagatctgatttctggttaaaacatttaTTACATTCTGTACATGCAAATAGCTTCGACCCAGTGTGgcatctctgatgtataacaagatctgatttctggttaaaacatttcccgcaATACGAACATAAAAACTTCTCCCCTGTATGATTTCTCTTATGCCTAATGAAATCTGATTTCCAAGCAAAACAtctctcacattctgaacatgaatatggcttctctcctgtgtgaattctctggtgCATAACAAGAGTCTTTTTggaagcaaaacatttcccacattctgaacatgaaaatggcttctcttccGTGTGTTTCATAGCATCAGATGATGGATTTTTGCTATGAATGTCATAGGGTACATGTGTGATAATGGCATGTTTTTCACAGGTATCTTGTGTGACAACATGATCTTCTGCTTTAAAATGTGAAGACACCAGATGTTGTTCTGAGCTCCTGTTACAGTCATCTGTCAAAAAGAAAACATACTTTACCATTTTAAATAATATAACCTTagaatttatattgttattatattttataatatttctGTAGAAAATGTCCTTTGAATTTGCAAAGAATGGAGCAAAATGTAATTGTCGACTGAGATATTAATGGCAAAACAGATCATTAGCTATCAGTAGACCTCCGAGCAAGGACCAGTAGATCATGACGTTAGGCCATCAGGCTGTTCTCTTGTAGTTTCACACTTTTGGGTTGAAGCCAGCATCTTCATAGGTTTTAATGTGTCTACCACCACTCTTTTCTAGTGAAAGGCTCAGTGGAGAATAAGATAATGAGTAACATATGAGTCAGTGCTATTAGGTGGTGTATGTGTCACACACTTCTTGATGGCTGCATGCACTTTACCATAaaacagggcagagaggaggagcagtgtttttttttttttttcaaacaagccATGGCTTTAGAGCAAGTGTAAGGCtggtatttaatttttatttttttatttctttgtataAAAAAGTTCTTTAGACCTTTCCTGCCTTGATAATCTACTCCTAGTATTGGCTAAACTATCTACATAGAAAAATAACACCAATACTAATAGCCTAGCATATGCACTAGCCTTATGAATAATAATTGTGGCTGCCATCACTACTATGGGGCCACTGGGATATCTGAAAATGGGGCACACAAAAGAATGCTCAATAGTATAATTCGCAAAACATGTTTGCCATCCTCAGTTCCATGGTAGATCACCTAGATCGAGCTACAGAAAAAGATTATTCTATACAGAAAATGTTTGCCCATTAGGCAAACCAGCCATTGATTTAGTCAAACCAGGAATGGAGCCTACAAAGAGATAAGGTACAATGGAAAGATTTTCACCACTTCTGTGTTGTTGACCTGCATGGGGTTTTGGCTGACAGTCACTGCAGATCACCAAACACTGAAATGTAAACTAGGCTTATTTTGAAGGAATTAATGGTTCCTTAGTTTAAAAGTGGGCAAATAATTCTGAAATACTTATAGCAGATGATAATGGAACAGGCCTTGTGCATATAGATACATTTTGTATCCATATTCACGTCCATAATATAAATGATCAGCAAGTTGTATCATCTAAAATGCTAGAAAATTGATCTTAAGAAAATGAGTAGAGTCTGAATGAGTAGAGTCTTCtctgttttaggcctcttgcccTCGAACGTATTGGTtccattccatgcattggggagcgcaatttgtggtccccaatgcatgggcatcaACCTTGCGGCGGCCGGTACAGATGCAGACCCaatcaacttaaatgggtccgtgatccgtccgttccgcaaaaagatagaatatgttctttttttgtggaagcacagattggaaccccacggaagcactccatagtgcttccgtggggttccgttccgaaCCGCATCTCAAGATTTGCAAACCCATTTAagtatgcggtccgcaataaggCCATAGCCGGGCAACGGCggggtgcaagaggccttatttagtggttactactcacctgggtGGATATCTGTAAGAATGTCCTCTGGAATCTGCTCAGCACCCCTCACATGtgtctctgtaatatatataatgttgagctcttcacccggattcacaagctgtgaaaGAAATATTGTAAAAGTTATCAGATGGTTGAAGTCATGTTGAAGGTTTTATATGACCAAAAAACATCAGTAATTAGAATGATGACCAAAACTGACAAGACAGCAGGAGGtatctgacccaaatatctgAAGGTCTCCTGTACAACTTCAACCTGTTTGTTCCAAACAGCAGTATCCATAGTCAGAAAATTATGAGATGATCCAGACAACATGTAatgtctatggtcagctgtaatcctACCATCTCCACCTTTCTCATTATATAAGGATAAAACTGTTACAGACAGTGGACGTAGATCAATCAtgccaaccaactggtttgactttggagTTGTCCTGAGGGACTTATCCTGGCCAGTTCCCTGCTTTTCACCCGTTATTCCATATACAGGGATCTGGcatttgctgcaggggagccaccaagcTGATACGTCTTGGAATAGTCCCGttgtggttggctgctgacccatagGGGTTAGAGACACAAGTGCAAAGCACAGAGAGATCAGGAAAAGCTCATGGTCAATGGCAGGCGGAGGTCAAGGCATTCTGGCATATACggaggtcaaggcaggcagagtTTATGCTAATCTGATAATCagtccaaaggtcagggcaggcagcacagggtcagaATGGTAAACAGGCACGAGTCAGGTCAGGCGGCAGAGATTCAGAATCCAGGAATCAGGCAGATGTCAGTACACAGACAAACAGATTATAGCATCTTTGCAGGATCTAGCAAGCAAGAGAAGCCTTGTTAAAGGTGCCTTAAGTATCCACAGGTTTTCAGCCATTGGCTGTTGAAGAGTGGAGCAcaggtgcactggccctttaagagccagggTGCTCACGCAGCTTATGGGTCAGGAAAGGAGGCCTGGCAGCCAGATGATAGCTGCAGCTTCCAATGGGGACACAAAACTCCAACGGCCAGCCCTGTTACTGGGCGTCAGAAAAGGACCATTGCGGCTTGGCCACCAGACAGTGGTAGGGTGAGTGATGCAGTGCCCGTGTCCACCCTAATACTGAACACAAGATTTTCACAGCCTTTCTACAGATCATAGAGAACATTTCATGAGAcattatctccatctacctgatcatcatcccgtgggacattgtgatgttcttctaAACCAtgctgtggaagaagaggactgggacatctctccggtgttgTCATCTTACTGGATctaactgtaggaaacacatccagtgactgagtTCATTACTTatatacagataatgagaggacgagtggatttagtcatgtctattacctggtgatgtgaggggccggtgatcatccatcatgacgtccttgtacagatctttgtgtccttctaaatactcccactcctccatggagaaatagacggtgacatcctgacaccttataggaacctgacaacacaatgatacagtcatcacccagatcccttcatagcgttcctgtataatgtcccagtattaccagcagtgtcacctcttcagtcagcagctcaatcatcttgttggtgagttctaggatcttctctctattgatttcctcatgtatctgcgggtgaggtggaggccctgtgattgggctcagggttcttccccatccttcagacacagggtcctgacagcgctcactagaggtcttcttcactactgtgtagtcctggttatggagagacacagtaataaatataactccatacatctccagagtccctcacctctccagtcatgtccatctgttagtaacatagataagatgatgtaatgtgacatcatcagaatctctcacctctccagtaagccggaagaggatctccagggtgagatttattatactctccgccatcttgtccctgtccctatccatccttgacgggtcaatcaggagaaggatcttatatagaagatatccactgagccgatcctatattgtaggaacctgaatggaaaaGAGATGAGACGATGTAAAATCTTAca
The sequence above is a segment of the Bufo gargarizans isolate SCDJY-AF-19 chromosome 6, ASM1485885v1, whole genome shotgun sequence genome. Coding sequences within it:
- the LOC122939921 gene encoding oocyte zinc finger protein XlCOF6-like, translated to MDRDRDNMAESIINLTLEILFRLTGEDYTVVKKTSGERCQDPVSEGWGRTLSLITGPPPPLLIHEKINREKILELTNKMIELLTGEVPIRCQDVTIYFSMEEWEYLEGHIDLYKDIMMEDHWPLTSPVISSKMTTLERCPTPFLPQDGSEEHHNVPRDDDQLVNPGEELNIIYITETHVRGAEQIPEDILTDIHPDDCNRSSEQHLVSSHFKAEDHVVTQDTCEKHAIITHVPYDIHSKNPSSDAMKHTEEKPFSCSECGKCFASKKTLVMHQRIHTGEKPYSCSECERCFAWKSDFIRHKRNHTGEKFLCSYCGKCFNQKSDLVIHQRCHTGSKLFACTECNKCFNQKSDLVRHQRIHTGVKPFSCPECGKCFTQKSSLDYHQRTHIGEKPFSCSECGKCFTLKSILLKHETRHMGDKPFLCSECGKNYSSKSALLIHQRIHTGEKLFSCSECGKCFTLKSNLLKHERRHTGDKPFLCSECGKNYSSKSALLIHQRIHTGEKPFSCLECGKCFNKKSNLVTHKRTHTGEKPFSCSECGKCFNRKLHLVTHQRIHTGEKPYSCSECGKCFTWKSYFVKHQRSHTGEKPCLCSECGKCFTNRSNLLKHRHIHTGVKPHSCSECRKCFTQKSALVMHQRTHTGEKPFSCLECGKYFTSKSAFVRHQKIHTGEKPYSCSECRKCFTQKSALITHQRTHTGEKPFSCLECGKCFTTKSAFVRHRRSHTGEKPFSCSECGKCFTSKSNLVTHQIIHTGEKPYSCLECGKCFNRKSNLVTHQIIHTGEKPYSCS